AGTTGGTGTTCTTGGGCTGAGCGGTGTCTGTATGCGTGGCCGTCGGGCCGGACGCGCCAGGCGACCGTCGTTCGAATTTCTGCTGGGCCGGTTTCCCTTCCGGCAGGTTGAACGGCGCCGGAGAAACGAGCGAACGATCGACCAGTTTGCGCTTCCCGACGACGACGACCTCTTCGTCGCCAGACAGGCCGGAGGTAATCTCGATCCAGCGGCCGTCGCTGATGCCCGTCTGCACCGGCACCGACTTTGCGCGGCTGGCTTCGACGATGAACACGGATTTCCCTTTTGGCCCGCTGATGACCGCTTGAGGCGGGAGCACGAGCGCATCGGGAATTTCCCGCAATCCGAGAGAGACTTCCACAAAGGTGCCGGGGCGGAGCGCATGGTCGGGGTTCGGGAGATCGATTTCGACGAGCAGACTGCGTGTCGAGGGATCGAGCGCCAGGGTCGAACGGGTGACGGTGCCGGTGAACGAGCGCCCCTCCAATCCCTTGACGATCACGCTGGCCTTGGTGATACCGGGCTGCACCCAGGGTGAATCGTCCTGCGGCACGTTCGTATAGACGCGCACCGTATCGAGATCCATGATCGTGAAGAGCGGAATCGCTCCGGACGACGAGGCCGTGGCGATCTGGATCAGCGCGCCGGGATCGGCAAAGCGGGCCGTAATGATGCCGGCATAGGGCGCGCGAACTTTCGTGTAGTCGCGAAGCGCCATCCGCTGATCCACCAGATGTTTGGCCCCCTGGGTCGCCGCCTCCGCGACATCGACATCCTGCTTGGCGATCACGTCCGGCGATTCCTTCCAGACCTTGGCCAACCGTTCCGATGTCAGCCGCTTGATGTGGTAGTCGGACTGGGCCTGGTGGTACTGCTCTTCCACTTCCGGCGCATCGATAATGGCCAGGACCTGATCCTTCTTGACCGCATCGCCCTTGTCCGGTCCGATCCATTTCAGATAGCCCGATACCTTCGCGTAGAGCGTCGTTTGATAACGTGGAGAGACGTTCGCCGGCAGAGTGACGCTGTAGACCAACAGGCGTCTGGTCGGTTTCGTCACCTGCACATCGACCGGCTGGCTGTCGCCTTGTGCCACGGCCTCGGTCTGGTCCTGGCTGGAACCGGCTGGCGCTGCGGCTCCGGATGCGGCCTTCTTCGCAGGCTCTTCTTTGTCACAGCCGGTCAGGACCAGTAGCAGGGCGGCGACGATGCAGACTGAACGGTTCGACATGGTCCTAGATCTCCTCAGCAGAAGCGGGCGGGGTCGTTGGCAATTCATGGATGTGCACGCGTCGTCCCAAGACCAGCACATGCATCACCGGCACCACGAGCAGGGTCATGACGGTGGAGACGGCGAGACCCCCGACGACCGCGCGGGCCAGGGGCACCATCGTCTCGTTCCCTTCGCCGAAGCCCAACGCCAGCGGCAACAGGCCGAGGATCGTGGCGAGGGCCGTCATCAGGATCGGGCGAATGCGGCTGGTGCCGGCCTGGAATACGGCTTCCTCTGCGGTGGCGCCGGCGCGCACCCGGCGGTTGGCCGAGTCGACCAGCAGAATACTGTTGGAGACCACGATGCCCATCATCATGAGGGTGCCGATCATGGATTCCACATTGACCGAGGTGTCGGTCAGCAGCAGTAACAGCACCGTGCCGATCCAGCCCAGCGGCACCGCCACCAGGATGATCAAGGGATCGACTAAGGAGCGGAAGAGTCCGACCATCACGAGATAGATCAGCAGCACGGCGAGGGGCAAGGCGAAGGCAAAGTTGTTGATGGCGCCCCGCATGTTGGCGACCTCACCGCGGAGCTGCAAGGTCACATCCTTCGGGAGCTGGATGGTCGCCAGGACTGCTTCAATGTCTTTCGCGACATGGCCCAGGTCGTTG
Above is a genomic segment from Nitrospirota bacterium containing:
- a CDS encoding efflux RND transporter periplasmic adaptor subunit; the encoded protein is MSNRSVCIVAALLLVLTGCDKEEPAKKAASGAAAPAGSSQDQTEAVAQGDSQPVDVQVTKPTRRLLVYSVTLPANVSPRYQTTLYAKVSGYLKWIGPDKGDAVKKDQVLAIIDAPEVEEQYHQAQSDYHIKRLTSERLAKVWKESPDVIAKQDVDVAEAATQGAKHLVDQRMALRDYTKVRAPYAGIITARFADPGALIQIATASSSGAIPLFTIMDLDTVRVYTNVPQDDSPWVQPGITKASVIVKGLEGRSFTGTVTRSTLALDPSTRSLLVEIDLPNPDHALRPGTFVEVSLGLREIPDALVLPPQAVISGPKGKSVFIVEASRAKSVPVQTGISDGRWIEITSGLSGDEEVVVVGKRKLVDRSLVSPAPFNLPEGKPAQQKFERRSPGASGPTATHTDTAQPKNTN